In Phocoena phocoena chromosome 3, mPhoPho1.1, whole genome shotgun sequence, the DNA window CACCGTGGATATGCTGCCACCATCCTCTGACTGTATCCCGGTTGCATTGCTGTAGGTGATGGCAACTGCTGGGCACCTTGTACAAAGCTGAAGAGGCGTGACAAGCTACTTGCCAACGAAAAGCACAAAGATGACCGAGCGTGTGGTCTCTTCTGAGAGCAGGCTGTGTGCCCCATCGTGTCCCTTCCCGGAGTGAGGGCTGATGACACGGGAGCGGGAGGGAAGTCCTGCCTAACACATTTGTGTGTCTCGTTACAGAGTCATCAGCTACGAGTGCTGTCCCGGATATGAGAAGGTCCCGGGAGAGAAGGGCTGTCCAGCAGGTGAATAAGCCTTGCCTGTTGGCACggatggaaaggaaggagggagagaggagcacCCACGTGAAGGGCAGCAGAGTCGGAATGGGGGTCCAAGGGATGGGGCTCCATGACAGGGCCAGAGGATGGAAGCTGGGAACAGCAGGTTTCCTGCACTGCTCCTTCCTGTACAAGCCGACTGCTGAACACGCCGGGGGAACAGACTCCGATCCTGACCTGCCTGTGCCCTCTGCACCAGGCACAGGCTCCTGGCCTTGCTGTCTCTGGCTGGGAGTGATTCTAAACACATCCAGCATTTCTCATCAGCCCTGCTGGAGAGTGGATGGCGTGGGCCTGGTCTCCAGCTGGGCTGGGAACACCGGGCCACCCCACCTCACTCTGCCGGAAGCCGTCCTAGTGGAGCTCGTAGGGTCCCACGATGGCCATGCAGGTCCACAGACAACGTGGTACCTGTGAATTTCCTAGATCCTTTCCTTAGGTTCCACACACCCCTGGGGTACAGAggaggatttttttgttgttttaactttGAAATCTTTCGCTATTTCATTAGTTGAGAATGTGAGACTGAGACTTAAAAGGAAGGGGGTGATTTGGTTGGTGCCATGGTCACAAAGGGGGTGTGGTCGGCATGGGCTGGAGCCGCGGCCTTCCTGACTTAAGTGGCAGGACAGGTGGGAAACGTGGGATGGGGAAGGAGATGACCTGGAAGGTGGGACCCAgcctctgggccttagtttcagGCCCTTTAAAAGGAACACAAAGCTCCCTGTGTGAGGGGAAGGGCCTCCTGAGCTTCTGGCTAGTTTcaggaaataacattttattacttATAAATACCTAAAGTACTTCCAAGATCTGTTCCATTCTGGTGGAGGCCATTAGGGAACCAGTTTCAAAAACAGCTAGATAGATCCGTAAGGCTAGCTTGTAACTGGATATCTGTTTCCGGTGTATGTTCCCACCTGTGTTATCTAAATGTCTATGAACAAAAGCTTTGCTCTGCTTtagttaaaaatgattaagaatgaCCAATCAGTTGAGTTCAAGTAGGGAGGCACTTGGCCTGTGGAGTTGTTCTAAGAAGCACGTGACCAGCCTTTTGGGCTCCCCGACAGCAGGCTCTCTGGCCTTCTCCAGCGGGTGTGCCATCCCATCTCAGACAAGGGTATGGTCTGGTTGGAGGGGCATCCTACAGGCCATTCCCGCTCTGTCCTCTGCCCCTGCAGCCCTGCCGCTCTCCAACTTGTACGAGACCCTCGGAGTCGTTGGTGCTACCACCACTCAGCTGTACACGGACCGCACGGAGAAGCTGAGGCCCGAGATGGAAGGGCCCGGCAGCTTCACCATCTTCGCCCCCAGCAACGAGGCCTGGGCTTCCTTGCCAGCTGTGAGATGACCTCCTTCTGCCCGGGGACCCATACTGGGGACGCTCTTACTGAGACTCTCTAGTGATTTCCCACTGTCTCAGGAAATGTCTTCCTTAAGCCCTCAGATAAAGCCATGGCACTTGAGCTAAAATAAGCCTCCCCAGGTGGCTTCCAATGCCCCACCCATTTAAGTGTCCAGACAGACGTTGATGCTGACGGGTGGGGGTCCTTGGCAGAATGGGGGTCCCCGGGGAACCTTTCCCAGGGTGGCAGGGACCCCTCTGTTGAACGTGGGGCCTGCAGCCCCCTCACTGCCGCGCTGACCCTCCTCCTAGGAAGTACTGGACTCACTGGTGAGCAACGTTAACATCGAGCTGCTCAACGCCCTCCGCTACCACATGGTGGACAGACGGGTCCTGACGGACGAGCTGAAACATGGCATGGCCCTCACCTCCATGTACCAGAATTCCAACATCCAAATCCACCACTATCCCAACGGGGTAAGGCATCCCGCTTCCACAGCTCTGCCCCGTGCCCCCCCTGAGCCCGCGCCCGGTCCACATGTGGGGCTGGCTTCTCGGGTGGTGTCCCGCGGGTGAGGTCAGCTGTGCATCGTCATCTGCCTCCAGCCCCTGCTTCTCCGCCGCTCGTGGAAGCCGCATTCTGTCCTGTGTTTTCCCCGCCTGGGCCTTCGAGGCCGTGCCTCCGAGGTGTTAACTGCTCACTCTTGCTCCTTCTCTGGGCAGATTGTGACTGTCAACTGTGCTCGGCTGCTGAAAGCCGACCACCACGCGACCAATGGTGTGGTGCACCTCATCGATAAGGTCATCTCCACCATCTCCAACAACATCCAGCAGATCATCGAGATCGAGGACACCTTCGAGACCCTTCGGGTGAGGGACTGTCCCGGGGGAGGCCCAGCTGGGGACCCACCACCTCCCAACAGGGCCTTCTTCTGCGGGAGGGGTGGAGGATGTCTCCATGTTCGTGGGTGCTTAGGTGACGTGGAGCAAGTTCCTTGAAATTCCCATGAACATGGCGAGTCCACTAATCAGGCTGTCACCTTGACCCCAAGGAGACATCATAATTCCCTGCTGGGAACTTCCCCCTGCTGGTCTCCTATTGACTTTCCCTTCCTTGACTCCCCTGGGAAGCTCAGAGGCGGTGGCTGCAGCAGGACGGCTGCCTGGGCATGCACTGTGGGTTCCAGCGGTGGTAGGGCCCTTCCTCCCAGTTGCTGGTTCTCTCGTGTGGGACTAGATAAATGGCCTTTCAGCCCGCATGATCTTCTGGGTCACACGACCCCACCATGGGACCCCTGATGTAGCCATACCCCTGTTTCCTTGGAGCCCTGACCATCAGAGAGGACACAAGTATAGACACAGGCACGGAGTCTGGGATTAGACTTCCGGCCTGAGTTCTGCCTGCTCTGGAGCCCCAGAATGCTGTTCCTGCCCCCCTGCCCAGCAGGCATTTATCTTACTACTGGGGTGGCAAATGGGCCTTCCTCTTGGCAACGGCCGCTCAGAGGAAGTTAGCACAGGCTGCCCTGTCAGGGTTTTTGCCCCGATTCAAGGAGAACTTCCTGACCACAAAGGATACCAAGTGGGCGTGGGATGCTTCTTCCCCTGGAGATCGCCAACACAGAGAGACAAACATCCCCGGGCTGGGCTGGCACTCAGGTGTCCTCAGGAAGTGGCTCTGGAGGGCCCTAGGGAACCTGCCCTCTAAGCTCTTCCCATGCTTTCCTTCCGGGTCACTCAAAGGTCAGGGGTCTGCAGGGGGACAATGTTCCCACAAAGTTGGTGGCACAGCTTTTGATTTATAGCAGCTGGTCCCCACTGAGTAACGTCCTCTTACTGTTTAGGTTTGGTAcgtattccttcctttcttcttccctttggcTCTTCCGAATGCCCATCTGTCCTTCTGCTAACACATACTCGTTAAGCACCTGCTACTTCCCAGGTGTGCTCTGTGTGCCCGAGGAACAGGGGAGAACAAGACAAAGCTCTGTCCCCACTGGCACTGGTATTCTTCCGGGGGACACAGACAAGAAACAGACAAGGCGGTCACAGGTCATGCTAAGTGCTGTGAAGTCAGGCAGTAAGTGGTGAGCAGAGGAGGCCCATGGGGACCAGCTGGTCTGGGAAGGGTCTGTCTGGAAGAGGTGACCTTTCAGCTGAGGCCTGAATATTGGAAGTGGCCAGTTACACAAGACACAGGGGCAAGAGCTGAGCTGGCAGAAGGGGGATGGAGGGTAAGGCTCCGAAGCAGGATGAGCAGGAAGGAGGCCTGCAGGGCTGAGTGAAGAGTACTAGGCAGCCAGCAGGCGAGGCGGGAGTGGCCAGGCTGGTGAGGCCCGATCCTACGGGGCCTTGCAGACCCTGCGAGGAGTGTGTCTCATCCTGGGAGCAGCCGGATGCTTTTAGAAGATCATTTTCCTGCTCTGTAAAGAAGGAGTTATGTCATCCTTATGCTCACGGAGCCCACGCAAATAATTATCGCCAGTAACGATCGAATTGCACGATGTGAGAAGGACGGCGAGCTGTGCAAGTGTGTCTAATAGACTCATTTTCAtcggggggcaggggcaggggctgggcaacGCCAAGCTGACTACCTAGAGAAATGGTGTTTTCGTCAAGGCCCAAGGAACAAATAGGaatcagagaagcaaagaagggggggaagggcagagggaacagcaggacaACGGCCCCGGGGTGGAAAGGAGAAAGGCAGGGCAGCAGCTAAGAGGTGGTCAGAGTGGGCGGAGCTCAGGCTGGCAAGGCTCCTGGAGGCCGTGGGAAGATGTAAGCCTTGGTTCGGCCTATCTTTTCATCCAGGGCTTCTACAGAAGTCTGGATCCCTCCAGAGGAGCACTGGTGAGACCATGCGTGCCCAGAGCCTTCAGGGAACGCTgcatcttctcccctccccacaggctGCTGTGGCTGCATCGGGGCTCAACACCCTGCTCGAAGGTGACGGCCAGTACACACTCTTGGCTCCGACCAATGAGGCCTTCGAGAAAATCCCTGCTGAGACCTTGAACCGGATCCTGGGGGACCCAGAGGCCCTGAGAGGTGAGCACCCCTGGGCTTCTGCTGCCGCGTCATTGGAGTGGCCAGACTAAGGCCAAGGCCTGCTCTTGTCCAAGATAGACACGCTGCCTGCCGTCCTGTCCCATTGCGCCCAACTGACTGTATCtctgcagaggccacagcagagcgCTGGTCAGAGGGGcgggtgaggaatccagcagccTTTTTCTAGGGACACAGCTGGGCTGAGGAGGGAGATGCAGCTGGAGGTCCAAAGCAAGCTGTGGCCGGAGTCTGGAAGAGTTAAAGGCCCAAATGATCAAAGCTAGAGTGAGGCTGCCGGAGTGGGCAGTAGCTtggaggtgtggggagggggtggcaggTGCTGGCATCCTCGAAATGGAATCATCGTGTTGACCCTTGAACTCTTCCTGTGTCTGGCCGGGGGCCTCAGGTATAAtccaaaattacaatgaaaaaccCGTAACAGTCAACTCTTGACTTCATTGCTGGGTCCTTCCTAACCTTCTCAGTGAGCTGATAAGTTAGGAGGAGTATCGATTATTGCTGGAGGATAGGGAAGGACCATGTGAGGGAGATCAGGAAGGGAGGCCAGGCTCTGCCACCCCAGCTCCCCGACTCCAGGACCACTGACATGCTGCTTGCGGGTCCCTGGGTCCCCTTCAAAGGGGAGTAGGCCCCAGGTCCCCTGTGCACTCCAACCCTCCAATCACACTTACTCCTCCCAAATATAATCCAGGGATGACTTCATTCCTTTTGAATCTATTTAAACCCACCTTCGAAATGCCTAATGCATTTCAGACACCCCATAAATGTAAAACGTTCTCCTCGCAGCTATGCAGGGCTGGGAAAGGGCACATTTCTGAAAGCACAGATGGGGATCTCTCATGTCCAGATATTGTGGTGCCAGGAACCCAGGCCGCAAAAGTGAGCATGGTACAGTCAAGGAAGTTTAAACCTCGTTGGTGTAACAGGCTTAAACACGGGTTACTGGGGATCTGATATGCTGAGCGTAGTACTGAGATACTCCCAAGGTCACGGGGATGAGGGCAGGGATGGGCGTCTGCAGCCTGAGGATCCTGAAGGTTTCCGAGGAAATGAGACTTGGGTGCGTCTCAGCATTTTAGCTTTTTAGTTAGAGCTGTTTTCCCCCTAAAACATGTTTTGTACGGGGCACATTTTTATCTTTGTAGCTATCAGAACACCttattataaagtgaaaaaaacaccCCAAGTGTATCCCTTTTGCACATCTGCCTTTTCCCACTTTAAGCTGTTTGTTCAAAGCGAGGGAGCTGTGTGTGGGGCTGCCACTGCAGGCTGGAGGGCGGGCGGCCACGGTCCACCTGACAGCCTCCTGGTTGCTAGCGGGTCGGCAGATGGACGAGAAGTGCCCGTTCGCAGACTGGCTTCCAGCCCTGGCCTGGCTCACCCTCCGAGGGGCCCTGGCAGGTCAcccacctccccgcccccggTCTTCAGCTTCTTTCCCTGAGAAACTAAATCCCCAAGGCCTCATTCCCACCGCGGTCTTGCCGTCCTTTGTCTTCCCCACCAGCTGAATCGGGTCAGCACTGGCCTTCAAGGCCCTCAGCACTTCTGTGGGGCCTCAGAGCTTCCTCCTGCCTGTGACAGTGCGGTTTCGGTTCCCACACTCAGGACACATTGGAACTCGCCTCCGTGGTGAGCACGCAAAACAAAGGGCCCCGGGGACCCTGGTGAGCGACAGTCCCGGAACGGCTCtgcctggctggggctggggcacgTCCCCTCCACTGCTCCTGCAGCCTCagcgcccccagcccctgccctgtccCTAAAGCAGCACTTGGGCAAGTAATTAAACGATTCTATGATTTACGGGTGGAGTGAGTGGGGCCGCAGAGACCATGTCTTACTGATAACCGTCCCCAACCTCTAACAGGCCCTGACAACTAAGTAGACCCTTGgggtaaaatgaacaaaaacaaataaaatgtataaataattcaGAACTTTCATTTGctacagttttcatctttttctacCACATTTTCATAAAGGTCGtagataaaaaaaaatcccaaggtaAACTCATTTGAGTTTTCCCCCTATCTGGGAAATTCAGATACAAATAAGAGAATTCACCCTGAAGTTCAGGTACTAAGAAGCTAATCACGAGCATTTGCTGGGCGTTTACTCTGTCGTCAGCCGCTGTGCTGGGTGCTCACATTCAGAGTTTCATGTCATCCTTACATCAGCCCTAGGAGGTGAATGCTGTGCTTATCTCCACTTGACCGATGAGGAAGTTGAGACTCAAAGAGGCTCAGTGACTCGCCCAGGGTCCCACAGCTGCTAAGTGGccgagctgggattcaaactcaggtagACTGCACGGAGCCCAACTAGTTTTAGAGGctaggaggaggagagaaaggaggatcCAGACCACGTGGTACCCCAGGCTCGTCTGATTATTAGCCTCGGAGAGAATGGAATCCTAGCCAGGGCAGGCGGCGAACTGGCGCCTCAGGTCAGCCCGACTGGCACTGACTTGACCTGTGTCCTGTTCGGCCCCCAGACCTACTAAACAACCACATCCTGAAGTCGGCCATGTGTGCCGAAGCCATCGTGGCGGGGCTGTCCTTGGAGACCCTGGAGGGCACCACGCTGGAGGTGGGCTGCAGCGGGGACACGCTCACCATCAACGGGAAGCCCATCATCTCCAACAAAGACGTCGTGGCCACCAACGGTGTGATCCACTTCATCGACGAGCTGCTCATTCCAGACTCAGGTGATCCAGGCCTCGGGGGCCTCGGGCCTGCCGGGTCTGCTGTCCCCTGTGCCGTCCACGGTGGCGCGGCTGGGGGAATTTGGGGATCTTGGGAGCCGCTTCCATGTCTGCACCCAGCTCACAGCCTTCCAGGAGAGACAGCCTGGGCACCTGGCAGGTTGCAGCCAGATTTTGGAGAGTCTTGAGCTGCAGGCCTGGGAGTCCAGGCGTTACCTTGTGGGCAGGGGAGAGCCATTGGAGGTGTCTGGGGAGGGAGCGACTCAATCACGGAAGCCTTCCAGAAGATCTGCCCACGCTGGTTGGGCGCAGAGGGCCATTTGCTGACTTCAGAGCGTTTGCCTTCTCAATCATGCCCAAGGATCCCAGGGTCACTGACCCAGGGAAAAATGACTGAATGGACTTTGGCTTGGGTCCCCTTCAGCATCCTTACCCCATCCTGGATTTCCAGGCAGTTCTACTGCTAACGAGTGAGGGAATGTcacaggaaaaaacaaacccagaagaaCACTTTCTGTGGGTGTGGTCACTGGCATTGTCCACTCTTCAGAAGCCATGACGCAGACAAATGCTTTCTTCCTCCCTAGCATTGGACAGGACCCTGACCAAGGGCTGGGACAGAGGCCCTCTGCCCAACTGAGCCTCACCTCACTTCCCCAACCGGTGAGGTTTTCTGGGTGACCGTTCCCCTGATGACACAAACCCGCTGTGCCCCAGCAGTGTTCAGAGGGGTTGTTGACTCAAGAGATGACATGCCTGCTGATGTATGTCATGCTCTGGGTTGGACGGATGATAAATGAAAGCAGTACTTCGAGCTTTTGAGCCCACTTTCTCCTTCCTTGTAGCCAAGACGCTATTTGAGCTGGCTGCGGAGTCTGATGTTTCCACAGCCGTTGACCTTTTCAGACAAGCTGGCCTTGGCACTCATCTCTCTGGAACTGAGCGATTGACTCTCCTGGCCCCCATGAATTCTGTCTTCAAAGGTATCGTGGGGAAGGCATCCCTGTGCGTTTGTCTCTGGGGACAGCTGCCCCACCGCTGTCACCTCCACGGCACCCTCCCCAATTCACAGCTCCCCGTGGACCATTCGTGCTTccacccagctcagccaaaagCAGATGTGACTTCACCAGAAAGTGAAGAGGCTCTGCCATTTCATTTGGTAGAGCAGAGGATGCAGTCTTGTCCTCAGAATTCAAGAGTGTGCATCTGTTGGGAGAGCAGAGCACTCCCTTGTCTTTTGATTTGCGGGGTCAGTTGCCAATGTGATAGTCAGGAGGTCAGAGTGAGGATACAGCTGAGCCATGGCCATGGGGAAGGCAGAGAAGGGCCAAGTTGTGTCCGTGCCTACCCCTCCCTCTGAGGGCAAAATTCCAAACACCCTTGATtatctagactttttttttttttttaattctcagaagATGCCAGATGTTAAGGAATATTGGCAGCCTTGCTTGATTTCTCAATTTCTATTTCCAAATGGAAGGAGGGATGGGCTTTCTGCTGCATTGTCTGGACCTGACCACACCTCCTCTTGCAGATGGAACCCCTCCAGTTGATGCCCGATTGAAGAATTTGCTTCTGAACCACATGATTAAAGATCAGCTGGCCTCTAAGTATCTGTACCACGGACAGATCCTAGAAACTCTGGGCGGCAAAAAACTGAGAGTTTTTGTTTACCGTAATGTAAGTTCTGGGTCCTCAATCGTGCTCTTTCTTTGTCTCAGCTCCAAGAAATGCAAGCTATAttcgtgttaaaaaaaaaaaaaagtgttcaataAGCAGGAGCTACACTCAGCCCTCCTTGGTCCAGAagcttctcttccctcttctcctgtttcttctctgtcttcaaaCCCAATAGTTACCCTGGAATATCAAATAGGAAGTACAACACAACATAGCCCTGGCTCGGGACCAGCCAGCACCATTTGGCTAAAGACGGTTGtcgtttgttaaataaataaatgaagagactcGATCTCTTTATTTGATCATTGTCAATGGCCCTCTCGTGTCACGTGGTAATCCCATTATGGGCCCTCTCTGTACATTCATTGGGGCCTCTATAGCTCTTCTTTCTTTAAGGAAcgccatttttattttcttctttcctggagGAAACACATGCTTTTATCCTAGTCTTGACGCTGCAGCCCCGTATATATTCACTGATCTCTGCGGATGAAGCCATCAGGACATGCCCTGAACAAATCGGGAGGCCCCTGCTTTGGGTTGGGGGGTAACCCggcctctctctgcccctctttTGTACAGAGCCTGTGCATTGAGAACAGCTGCATCGCCGCCCACGACAAGAGGGGCAGGTACGGGACCCTGTTCACCATGGACCGGGTGCTGACCCCCCCAGTGGGCACCGTCATGGATGTGCTGAAGGGAGACAGTCGCTTCAGGTAACCGGCCCCATCCCAGGGCGGTGCTTCTGCAAGTGGCCGTGCTGGGGCAGGACGGTGGCCTCAGCTGTCTGTCGAGCTCCCCACTTCCTCGAGGCTCCAGTGAACACTGGCCCTGCACCCGTGTGATCTCCCAAGCCGGGGATTCGGAAAGGACGAGGGTCACCTTGAAAACTTAGGTTGAGAAGAAGGGTCGCTTCTGGGAGTGTAATCCTCACGCCCGTGGGAACAGGGAGGGGGCTGCACCTGTATTCCTGAAGGGGAAGGGAAACATCCTGCTCTCCGTTTAAAGTCCCAGGGAAGCTGAGCACACCTGGCTTTGCGCGCGTGATGAGTCTCACTCTGTGTCGTGTCTGCTTACTGCCCCTgaagtttccttccttctcaggCTCCTGGTGTCCCTTTGTTTTCTGGCCTCGCTCTCTCCATTTCTGGTTTGCTCACTCACCACTGGGTGCTGTGACATCGAGCATTTCCTGTCACTGACTTCAGCCATCTGCACAAGAGCCTAGGAGACCACccaccctctgccccacccccactccctggAATCACATCCCTCGGGCACTGGGGCTCGGTCGGTCTCTGGGTCAGCCGTGGCACTGACCTCTCCCTACCTCCTTCCGCCTCTGGCCACTGACTTCTGGCTTTTAACTGAGCTTAGCATCTATGGAGAGAAGATGCAGAAAGGAATCGTTTCCTGTCTGTACGAAAACCAGTAAGGGGTGTGAATGCCAGCGCTCTGGGCTCCACCTACCCACAGCGGTGCGGTGTTTGGGCAAATGACAaccccccctcacacacacagagggaggtgACCTTTTCCGTGTATGTATCCGCAGCATGCTGGTAGCCGCCATCCAGTCTGCAGGGCTGACCGAGACCCTCAACCGGGAAGGGGTCTACACGGTCTTCGCCCCTACCAATGAAGCCTTCCAAGCCTTGCCACCGGGAGAACTGAACAAACTCTTGGGTAAAGAGCAACCTAAGTACATTTTTCAGCTTCTCTAAAGTAACTGTATCGGTCAGGGTTTCAGCAGGAAACAGTTGGCACATTATGAAGGGTTTGACTGTAAGGAATGTAATGACAAGACTGTTTgcagaggtgtgggcagggttaaAGGAACCAGCAAAGGGTGATGGTACCCAGTGTTTACCGCTCCAGGCCTGGGGGAgccgggggcagggggtggtggggggagggccgGTCCAGGGAGACCCTAGGAGGAGGGGTATAGCACAGTGGCTAGAGCCACAAGCAGCTGCTGTCAGAACCACGGCAAGGAGGCCACTGGGTGCCTTGGCCTCCTTCAGCGGCCGCCTGGCAGCTGATCGCAGGAGGGTGAGGGAGCCTGGATGATGCACTTCACGGTGGTCAGCTTTCCCGGGCAGTGAACAAGCCAGAGGAGAGTAGAAGGGAATTGAGGGTAGATGACCACCAGCCCAGTCAACAAGGCATGGCGTCCCCTGCGGACCTGTGAGAACCTGCTCATGAAGCCATTTATCTGCATCACGTGTACCTCGGGATGAAAGCTTTACCGAGAAGCTCCTCAAGGCCCTGAGCAATTAAGTTGAGTATGTTTGAGAGACAATCTAGTGGTGAAGAGCTTGGGCTCCCAGATTACCTGAAAGCAGACCAAACCCTGGCTCTGGCGTTTACCAGCTGAGTGACCTCTTgcaggttgcttaacctctctgggcctcggttttccCAGTAGTAAAATGGGGGTGGTAAGAAAGAGTACCTTGCTCAGAGTGttaataaggattaaatgagcattGCCCACAATGCTGGGCACACGTCCCCCATCGATAATGGGATAATGGCTACGATGGTGCGGAGGTAGGATGGGCCTGCGGCGTTTACTCTGACGCATGCCTGTGAACGACGCATCCACCCAGTGCAGAAGGGTGAgtctgaggaggaggaggaaggatctTGGCTAAGCCTTGGGACCCAAATCGTCTACACCTCCCTTCCTGCTCTGGAGTACAGAACAAAAAGCTCGGGTAGCTGTGAACTGAATTTGTGTCCTGTTTAATTTTCCTTATTGCTAAGTGAATGCCTGTGTCTCTGGTGCTGACGTATGTTCCTGAGGAGAGGGGAGACATTCATCCTGGACATAAACTTGCCATTCTCTCTCTGTTCAGGAGGAACGGAATATTCCCCAGGTGTCCCAAGCCTGCTTGGCTTGCCTTTCATTTTCATCTGTGCGGGAGCTGAGGGAGGGATTGGGCAAAGCTCCCCCTACACGCCCTCCCTCAGCCCTGTGGGCAGGATTAGACCCCAGCACGCCTGGGGCATGGAGCCCGTCCCCCGTGTTAGAGGTCGATCCAGATGTTAGAGATCTCAGAAGAAGGAGACCTCTCCCCTCCTGGGGGCTGGCTTGCCTCAGCACCTCCAGGCCGTATTTTGGTGGAAGGGAAACTCTTGCCAGCTCCAAGCTGTGGATGTCTGGAAATCCCTTTGTACCTGGTGCCTCCATCCCGTGGCACTCATGTGGATTCGTCCATAACTAAGTGAACTCCCCAAAATACTTTAAAGCTTCCTCTGTTCTCAGTTTCAAGTTGCTGGAAATAGCCGTCCATAAGCCCTGGGGATGCCCGGCCATTTGGCTGGTAACATGAGTATCAGGGGCAG includes these proteins:
- the TGFBI gene encoding transforming growth factor-beta-induced protein ig-h3, whose amino-acid sequence is MALLGQLLPLALALALGPAATPASPAKSPYQLVLQHSRLRGRQHGPNVCAVQKLIGTNKKYFTNCKQWYQRKICGKSTVISYECCPGYEKVPGEKGCPAALPLSNLYETLGVVGATTTQLYTDRTEKLRPEMEGPGSFTIFAPSNEAWASLPAEVLDSLVSNVNIELLNALRYHMVDRRVLTDELKHGMALTSMYQNSNIQIHHYPNGIVTVNCARLLKADHHATNGVVHLIDKVISTISNNIQQIIEIEDTFETLRAAVAASGLNTLLEGDGQYTLLAPTNEAFEKIPAETLNRILGDPEALRDLLNNHILKSAMCAEAIVAGLSLETLEGTTLEVGCSGDTLTINGKPIISNKDVVATNGVIHFIDELLIPDSAKTLFELAAESDVSTAVDLFRQAGLGTHLSGTERLTLLAPMNSVFKDGTPPVDARLKNLLLNHMIKDQLASKYLYHGQILETLGGKKLRVFVYRNSLCIENSCIAAHDKRGRYGTLFTMDRVLTPPVGTVMDVLKGDSRFSMLVAAIQSAGLTETLNREGVYTVFAPTNEAFQALPPGELNKLLGNAKELANILKYHVGDEILVSGGIGALVRLKSLQGDKLEVSSKNNVVNVNKEPVTEVDIMATNGVVHAISSVLQPPANRPQERGDELADSALEIFRQASAFSRATQSSVKLAPVYQRLLERMKH